In the genome of Pseudomonas bubulae, one region contains:
- a CDS encoding YkgJ family cysteine cluster protein — protein MNCREGCGACCIAPSISTPLPGMPNGKPAGERCLHLSVDYLCGLFGQPQRPAVCGDFKADIEVCGSNREEAINLIGWWEQVTAA, from the coding sequence ATGAATTGCCGTGAAGGCTGTGGCGCATGCTGCATAGCCCCTTCCATCAGTACACCGCTGCCCGGTATGCCCAATGGCAAGCCTGCCGGGGAACGCTGCCTGCATCTTTCTGTCGACTACTTGTGCGGTTTATTCGGCCAGCCGCAACGCCCTGCGGTGTGTGGTGATTTCAAGGCAGATATCGAGGTGTGCGGCAGCAATCGGGAAGAGGCCATCAACCTGATTGGCTGGTGGGAGCAGGTGACCGCTGCATAG
- a CDS encoding START domain-containing protein has protein sequence MGSLHKVALICGLSALLAGVAQAEDWKVAKDQDGIKVSLSEVAGSQYKAYQGVTTIKAPLAKISKLQEDVASACAWIHECQSQKLLKHEGDQSWTYTQFKTPWPVTPRDSVLLVTSTQGADGSLTRTLKGLPTYIPEEKGFVRVAQVNGFWKLVPKGDNLTEVTYQVHTEPGGSVPSWLANKFVVDAPFNTLKGLKERAEKP, from the coding sequence ATGGGTTCGTTGCATAAAGTGGCATTGATCTGTGGTTTGAGCGCTCTGCTGGCGGGTGTGGCTCAGGCTGAAGACTGGAAGGTTGCCAAGGATCAGGACGGCATCAAGGTGTCGCTGAGTGAGGTGGCCGGCTCCCAGTACAAGGCGTACCAGGGCGTGACGACCATCAAGGCGCCACTGGCCAAAATCAGCAAGTTGCAGGAAGACGTGGCCAGCGCTTGTGCCTGGATCCATGAGTGCCAGTCGCAAAAGCTGCTCAAGCATGAGGGCGACCAGAGCTGGACTTACACCCAGTTCAAAACACCGTGGCCGGTTACCCCGAGAGATTCGGTGCTGCTGGTAACGTCTACCCAAGGCGCAGATGGCAGCCTGACCCGCACGCTCAAAGGCCTGCCGACCTATATCCCGGAAGAAAAGGGCTTTGTACGGGTTGCCCAGGTCAACGGCTTCTGGAAGCTGGTGCCCAAAGGTGACAACCTGACCGAAGTGACCTATCAGGTACACACCGAGCCGGGCGGCAGCGTGCCTTCCTGGTTGGCCAACAAGTTTGTGGTCGATGCGCCTTTCAATACCCTCAAAGGGCTGAAAGAGCGCGCTGAAAAGCCGTAA
- a CDS encoding ribonuclease E inhibitor RraB, whose product MSTAHQEDLSSYVLRRMKEGGFDFSRIHPIEFYAIFPDEERARRAAQKFCGESLNAQINVRDDGAWHLELSKVMYATYGGIGDFEQDFEAVVVPLGGIIEGWGVKQEVRGLLN is encoded by the coding sequence ATGAGCACAGCCCATCAAGAAGACCTCAGCAGCTATGTGCTGCGCCGCATGAAAGAAGGCGGTTTTGATTTTTCACGTATCCATCCCATCGAGTTTTACGCGATCTTCCCGGACGAGGAGCGGGCGCGCAGAGCTGCACAAAAATTTTGTGGTGAGTCCCTGAATGCGCAGATCAATGTGCGAGATGACGGTGCATGGCATCTGGAGTTGAGTAAGGTGATGTATGCCACCTATGGGGGCATCGGCGATTTCGAGCAGGACTTTGAAGCAGTAGTCGTGCCGCTGGGAGGAATTATCGAAGGTTGGGGCGTGAAGCAGGAGGTGCGTGGCCTGCTCAATTGA
- a CDS encoding amidotransferase, whose amino-acid sequence MSLRICILETDILRPEFVDQYQGYGQMFVRLFSTQPIAAQFTVFNVMHGEYPSDDQTFDAYLVTGSKADSFGNDPWIQTLKTYLLTRYERGDKLLGVCFGHQLLALLLGGKSERATQGWGVGTHQYKLAAKAPWMNPVVEDLTLLISHQDQVTALPENATVIASSDFCPFAAYHINDQVLCFQGHPEFIHDYSRALLDLRQEHLGEQVYSSGIASLGQEHHGRTVAEWMMRFVSHEPQIV is encoded by the coding sequence ATGTCGCTACGCATCTGCATTCTGGAAACCGACATTCTGCGTCCAGAGTTTGTTGACCAATATCAGGGCTACGGGCAAATGTTTGTGCGCCTGTTCTCCACGCAGCCAATCGCGGCACAGTTCACTGTTTTCAATGTCATGCATGGCGAATATCCGTCTGATGACCAGACGTTCGATGCTTACCTGGTTACCGGCAGCAAGGCGGACTCATTTGGCAACGATCCGTGGATTCAAACCCTCAAAACCTACTTGTTGACCCGCTACGAGCGCGGTGACAAGTTGCTGGGCGTTTGCTTTGGCCATCAATTGCTGGCGCTGCTGCTGGGTGGCAAGAGCGAGCGCGCCACTCAAGGCTGGGGCGTGGGCACCCATCAGTACAAACTGGCTGCCAAGGCACCGTGGATGAACCCGGTGGTCGAGGACTTGACGCTGTTGATCAGCCATCAGGACCAGGTTACGGCCTTGCCGGAGAACGCCACGGTCATTGCTTCCAGCGATTTCTGCCCGTTTGCTGCCTACCACATCAATGATCAGGTGCTGTGCTTCCAGGGCCACCCCGAGTTTATCCACGACTATTCGCGGGCCTTGCTTGACCTGCGCCAGGAACATCTGGGCGAGCAGGTCTACAGCAGCGGTATCGCCAGCCTGGGCCAGGAACATCATGGCCGCACCGTTGCCGAGTGGATGATGCGTTTTGTGTCGCACGAGCCGCAGATCGTCTGA
- a CDS encoding magnesium and cobalt transport protein CorA, which translates to MGRVVAAAVYNAGKKVTNITLDEGIEWAKKPGHFVWIGLEQPDAQELANLQRQFNLHELAIEDALEQHSRPKLETFGDALFIVIYSPVRHEGKLEFVETHIFAGNGYIITSRNGHSASYKSVRQRCEARPLLLEHGEDFVLYALLDFVTESYQPVSEAIHAEIEQLEQSIMGNALNEADIVHLHGLRRDVLRLRRYVAPMVEISEELQRLTFPFIDKNMRPYFRDVQIHVTRQMEDLTNLRDAATQTIEIVVLLESSRQSNVQRKFAAWAAILAFPTAVAGIYGMNFQNMPELTWHYGYFGVLGFIAVGVTGLWTSFKRSGWL; encoded by the coding sequence ATGGGGAGAGTTGTTGCTGCTGCGGTTTATAACGCAGGCAAGAAAGTCACCAATATCACGCTGGACGAAGGCATTGAGTGGGCGAAAAAGCCTGGTCACTTCGTCTGGATTGGTCTGGAGCAACCCGACGCGCAAGAGCTGGCCAACTTGCAACGCCAGTTCAACCTGCATGAACTGGCCATCGAAGACGCCCTTGAGCAACACAGCCGTCCCAAGCTCGAGACCTTTGGCGATGCGCTGTTTATCGTGATCTATTCGCCGGTTCGCCATGAAGGCAAACTGGAGTTTGTCGAAACCCATATCTTTGCCGGCAACGGCTATATCATCACCAGCCGCAATGGCCATTCAGCCTCTTACAAATCCGTGCGCCAGCGTTGCGAAGCACGGCCGCTGCTGCTGGAGCATGGTGAAGACTTTGTGCTGTATGCCCTGCTCGACTTCGTTACCGAGAGTTATCAGCCTGTCAGCGAAGCCATCCATGCCGAAATCGAGCAGCTCGAACAAAGCATCATGGGCAATGCCCTGAATGAGGCGGACATCGTCCACCTGCATGGCCTGCGCCGCGATGTACTGCGTCTGCGCCGCTATGTGGCGCCCATGGTGGAGATCAGCGAAGAGCTGCAGCGCCTGACCTTCCCCTTTATCGACAAGAACATGCGTCCGTATTTTCGTGATGTGCAGATTCACGTCACGCGGCAGATGGAAGACCTCACCAACCTGCGCGATGCCGCTACCCAGACCATTGAGATCGTTGTGCTACTGGAGTCTTCACGCCAGAGCAATGTACAGCGCAAGTTCGCCGCCTGGGCGGCCATCCTGGCGTTCCCCACTGCCGTGGCGGGGATTTACGGGATGAACTTCCAGAACATGCCGGAATTGACCTGGCACTACGGCTATTTCGGTGTGCTGGGGTTTATTGCGGTGGGCGTCACCGGCCTGTGGACCAGCTTCAAACGGTCTGGCTGGCTCTAA
- a CDS encoding 1-acyl-sn-glycerol-3-phosphate acyltransferase, translating to MLLSMRMLLMCLHFMLAGVLGVILGMCRPFNPDNSRLCARLYAWPSRWILGYRLKAEVGPLMDKPQSCVVIANHQSNYDLFIFGNVVPRRTVCIGKKSLKWVPLFGQLFWLAGNVLIDRGNAQKARKSMLTTTRTLQEKDTSIWVFPEGTRNFGKTLLPFKKGAFQMAITAGVPIVPVCVSTYSQHLQLNRWHSADIQIRSLPAIPTAGLTLNDIPQLMEQCHEQMRECIEAMDRELLSQKNIHLPPLSKGNSTVSNPNH from the coding sequence ATGCTACTTTCGATGCGTATGTTGTTGATGTGTCTGCATTTTATGCTTGCAGGCGTACTGGGTGTAATACTGGGCATGTGCCGTCCCTTCAATCCGGACAACAGCCGCCTGTGCGCGCGCCTGTATGCCTGGCCGTCCCGCTGGATCCTGGGCTACAGACTCAAGGCCGAGGTCGGACCGCTGATGGACAAGCCGCAAAGCTGTGTGGTGATTGCCAATCATCAGTCCAACTACGACCTGTTTATATTCGGCAACGTGGTACCGCGCCGCACTGTGTGCATCGGCAAAAAAAGCCTTAAGTGGGTGCCTCTGTTCGGCCAGCTGTTCTGGTTGGCGGGCAATGTGCTGATCGATCGGGGCAATGCCCAGAAAGCCCGCAAGTCGATGCTGACGACTACCCGCACCCTGCAAGAGAAAGACACGTCCATCTGGGTATTCCCGGAAGGCACGCGCAATTTCGGCAAAACCCTGCTGCCTTTCAAGAAGGGCGCATTCCAGATGGCAATCACTGCCGGGGTGCCGATCGTACCGGTGTGCGTTAGCACTTATAGCCAGCACCTGCAGCTCAACCGCTGGCACAGTGCCGATATCCAGATCCGTTCACTGCCTGCCATCCCGACAGCCGGCCTGACCCTGAATGACATCCCGCAGTTGATGGAACAGTGCCACGAGCAGATGCGTGAATGCATTGAAGCCATGGACCGGGAACTGCTGAGCCAGAAAAACATTCACTTGCCACCCCTGTCCAAGGGCAACTCGACAGTATCCAACCCGAACCACTGA
- a CDS encoding crotonase/enoyl-CoA hydratase family protein, which yields MSDLIAYHLEDGIATLTLSNGKVNAISPDVITAFNAALDQAEQDRAVVIITGQPGILSGGYDLKVMTASPEQAIELVRQGSTLARRLLAHPFPVVIACSGHAVAKGAFLLLSVDYRIGVEGPFSIGLNEVQIGMTMHHAGIELARDRLRKSAFHRSVINGEMFTPLTAVDAGFLDKVVKPDELQAAALEAARQLKKINMRAHRNTKLKVRKELLETLDKAIEEDQHHPL from the coding sequence ATGAGTGACTTGATTGCCTATCACCTGGAAGACGGTATCGCCACGCTGACCTTGAGCAATGGCAAGGTCAATGCCATCTCCCCGGATGTGATCACTGCGTTTAATGCCGCCCTGGACCAGGCCGAGCAGGATCGCGCTGTAGTCATCATTACCGGGCAACCAGGCATTCTCTCTGGCGGCTATGACTTGAAGGTGATGACCGCCAGCCCCGAGCAAGCCATTGAGCTGGTCAGACAGGGCTCGACCCTCGCTCGTCGCCTGTTGGCGCATCCGTTCCCGGTGGTGATTGCCTGTTCCGGCCACGCGGTGGCCAAGGGCGCATTTCTGCTGTTGTCGGTGGATTACCGTATCGGCGTGGAAGGCCCGTTCAGCATCGGCCTGAACGAAGTGCAGATAGGCATGACCATGCACCATGCCGGTATTGAGCTGGCCCGCGACCGGCTGCGCAAATCGGCATTCCACCGCTCGGTTATCAACGGTGAGATGTTCACCCCGCTCACCGCAGTTGACGCAGGCTTCCTCGACAAGGTGGTCAAGCCTGATGAGCTGCAAGCCGCAGCCCTGGAAGCCGCCCGCCAGTTGAAGAAGATCAATATGAGGGCCCACAGGAACACCAAGCTCAAGGTGCGCAAGGAGCTGCTGGAAACGCTGGACAAGGCAATTGAAGAAGACCAGCACCACCCGCTCTGA
- a CDS encoding inovirus-type Gp2 protein encodes MKMKESFNDTFKGFEVNASKSKGYGVYPVILDRMHNQMINLQSYHSRMTVVRIDLHFPVDHVINPKHENMMLSRYIKKCKADLGSSDWRNHKRVIHGWVKEIGKTANPHYHVFFGFQTLERNLGLISGGGHTGMWKLFESRWQELTGGTVHFTKTLHFLERDDKQAFADCFYHLSYLAKIRDKHFGTGESYRRFGFSKLEPKSKELTVLEKLMAV; translated from the coding sequence ATGAAAATGAAAGAAAGCTTCAATGATACGTTCAAAGGGTTTGAAGTGAACGCCAGCAAATCCAAGGGTTACGGTGTCTATCCAGTTATTTTAGATCGTATGCACAACCAAATGATTAATCTGCAAAGTTACCACTCTCGCATGACAGTGGTTCGAATCGACCTACACTTTCCGGTGGATCACGTTATCAATCCTAAGCATGAAAATATGATGCTTAGTCGGTACATCAAGAAGTGCAAGGCCGATCTTGGTTCAAGCGATTGGAGAAATCATAAGCGGGTCATTCATGGCTGGGTAAAGGAAATCGGAAAAACCGCCAACCCACACTACCATGTGTTCTTCGGCTTCCAGACCCTGGAGCGCAATCTAGGGCTGATTTCGGGCGGCGGGCATACCGGTATGTGGAAGTTATTCGAAAGTCGCTGGCAAGAGCTTACAGGTGGTACGGTGCACTTCACCAAAACGTTGCACTTCTTGGAACGTGACGACAAACAGGCTTTCGCTGACTGCTTTTATCATCTGAGTTATCTGGCGAAGATTAGAGATAAGCATTTCGGCACGGGAGAATCATATCGACGGTTTGGTTTTTCTAAATTAGAACCAAAAAGTAAAGAATTAACAGTTTTGGAAAAGTTAATGGCAGTATGA
- a CDS encoding OB-fold protein, with amino-acid sequence MINKKISIVVSVLFASLACSTGAVAASGDQAATERAKHLYDALAVEHVPVDITGYYAAYKSNKLSADNRFLGRWNMFIGVVSNVSKDSDGSPYITVFADDRGIATIKAYTSPKQLRRNGDGVVQNEQTITSLMQLSTGTLLSFQCKGGENEYGRPILDECLFWDRTQLISMMNSH; translated from the coding sequence ATGATTAATAAAAAAATAAGTATCGTCGTATCCGTTCTGTTTGCGTCGTTAGCGTGCAGCACAGGGGCAGTAGCTGCGTCAGGTGATCAGGCGGCGACGGAGCGGGCGAAGCATCTTTACGATGCGCTTGCTGTCGAGCATGTGCCAGTGGATATTACAGGCTATTATGCGGCTTACAAATCTAATAAGTTGTCCGCCGACAATCGGTTCCTTGGGCGCTGGAATATGTTCATCGGTGTCGTATCGAATGTATCGAAAGACAGCGATGGCAGTCCCTATATCACCGTCTTTGCCGATGATCGTGGAATTGCGACTATTAAAGCGTATACGTCTCCAAAACAATTAAGGCGCAACGGTGATGGGGTCGTGCAGAACGAACAAACGATAACCAGCCTTATGCAGCTATCAACAGGAACACTGCTATCATTTCAATGTAAAGGTGGCGAAAACGAATATGGCAGGCCGATACTAGATGAATGCTTATTCTGGGATCGCACACAACTTATATCCATGATGAATTCACATTGA
- a CDS encoding helix-turn-helix transcriptional regulator, with protein MPKAIYRSEYDVFLTLLKGRRINAGLTQVQCSTALGRPQSFMSDVERGVRRLDIIQIYDLCRVLGCDFVALIQEFESKIRSL; from the coding sequence ATGCCGAAGGCCATTTACCGATCTGAATACGACGTTTTTTTGACCTTGCTAAAAGGTCGACGCATCAATGCTGGACTGACACAGGTGCAGTGCTCAACCGCTTTAGGGCGCCCACAGTCCTTCATGAGCGACGTTGAACGAGGGGTTCGACGGCTGGACATCATCCAGATTTACGACCTGTGCCGGGTGCTCGGGTGCGATTTTGTAGCGTTGATTCAAGAATTCGAAAGCAAAATCCGTTCGCTGTAG
- a CDS encoding TIR domain-containing protein: protein MAYRNGTYVAFHANGTNIPGKSDIDYYNLMRAWSANPNDDFTLINSHEKVAAVRDSSAKETLRRSLHERLKNSKNMVLIIGKTTKYDTDWVPFEIERAVDTYQIPIIAAYVDTEKPIRNANAWSAYWPAALAKRINDGTANVIHMPFRKAAILDAIGQFSHYKLPVGGGLGCYSDQAYKNLGIDG from the coding sequence ATGGCATACCGTAATGGTACATACGTCGCTTTTCATGCAAATGGAACTAATATTCCCGGCAAGTCTGACATTGATTATTACAATCTAATGCGAGCATGGTCAGCAAACCCCAACGATGACTTTACGTTGATCAACAGCCACGAGAAAGTAGCTGCGGTACGGGATTCAAGTGCGAAGGAAACGCTGCGACGCTCGCTACATGAGCGCCTAAAAAACTCCAAAAATATGGTTCTTATTATCGGGAAAACCACGAAGTATGATACTGATTGGGTGCCATTCGAAATCGAACGAGCAGTGGACACCTATCAGATACCAATCATCGCAGCCTATGTCGATACTGAAAAACCGATCCGTAACGCTAACGCATGGTCCGCATATTGGCCTGCGGCACTGGCAAAACGTATCAATGACGGTACGGCTAACGTTATTCATATGCCGTTTAGGAAAGCTGCAATCTTGGATGCAATCGGCCAATTCTCACATTACAAGCTCCCTGTGGGTGGTGGCTTGGGTTGTTACAGTGACCAGGCATACAAAAATTTGGGCATTGATGGGTAA
- a CDS encoding macro domain-containing protein, which produces MSSIRDLWRGLVRHPAKAFGYAFSSFSMIFTVIKALNHFSPQIKIEGAIPFAAIVLTSLAVGMKKVWKPSKIDIGVANCATKIEVIFGDLFTQEGIRAIAVNNFFDSKIGKPVSDRSLHGILINNCFGGHPEPFDKQVLAQLANAVATEVPEKVEGKIQRYDIGTTAMLEANKERYLVFALAQSDPQTCKASADVTMMWNALNKLWERARIECGGHSLNLPLVGSGLSGLGLPTRDLLNLIILSAITVTKASEITTKIRIVLHRDRFDDLDLREVKKHWEEK; this is translated from the coding sequence ATGAGTAGTATTCGTGATCTGTGGCGAGGCTTGGTACGTCACCCTGCAAAAGCGTTTGGTTATGCGTTCAGTTCGTTCAGCATGATTTTTACAGTCATCAAGGCGTTGAACCATTTTTCACCACAGATCAAAATCGAAGGTGCAATCCCATTTGCTGCAATTGTGTTGACCAGTCTCGCTGTTGGTATGAAGAAGGTCTGGAAGCCATCCAAGATCGATATCGGTGTAGCCAACTGCGCGACCAAAATCGAAGTGATTTTCGGTGACTTGTTTACGCAAGAAGGTATTAGGGCGATAGCCGTGAACAACTTTTTCGATAGCAAAATTGGCAAGCCCGTATCAGATCGAAGTTTGCACGGGATATTGATTAATAATTGCTTCGGCGGGCATCCTGAACCTTTTGACAAGCAGGTTTTGGCGCAGCTGGCGAATGCCGTTGCTACGGAAGTACCAGAAAAAGTCGAGGGGAAAATTCAACGCTATGACATCGGTACGACGGCGATGCTTGAAGCAAACAAAGAACGATATTTGGTATTTGCACTGGCACAAAGTGATCCACAAACCTGTAAGGCGAGTGCCGATGTTACGATGATGTGGAACGCCTTGAATAAACTGTGGGAGCGTGCGCGGATTGAGTGTGGAGGGCATTCGTTGAATTTACCACTGGTAGGAAGTGGTTTATCTGGCTTGGGCCTACCTACTCGCGACCTACTTAACCTCATAATTCTATCCGCTATTACAGTCACGAAGGCTAGTGAAATAACTACAAAAATACGAATTGTCCTGCATCGTGATAGGTTCGATGATCTTGATCTACGTGAAGTTAAAAAGCACTGGGAGGAAAAATAA
- a CDS encoding recombinase family protein, whose product MKAHLYLRASTKDQDALRAKASLDAFVTEKGLVVAGVYSENISGTKLDRPELMRLLDAAQSGECIVCESVDRLSRLSQSDWEKLKTKIKTKGLRLVIADLPTSHMLIEDQGMTGQIMEVINSMLLDLMATMARLDQEKRVERIKQGLDNKRLADPGWTPKGKSKNIEKWGKVKLLMAKHPTMSAENIAKLAEVGVATVYRIKREV is encoded by the coding sequence TTGAAAGCACATCTGTACCTGCGCGCCAGCACCAAAGACCAAGATGCCTTGAGAGCTAAAGCAAGCTTGGATGCATTCGTAACTGAAAAAGGTCTTGTCGTGGCTGGCGTGTATTCTGAAAACATCAGCGGAACAAAGCTAGACCGCCCAGAATTGATGCGGTTGTTGGATGCAGCACAATCAGGTGAATGCATCGTATGTGAAAGCGTTGATCGCCTAAGCCGTCTCTCCCAGTCGGATTGGGAAAAATTGAAAACCAAGATCAAAACAAAGGGTCTACGTCTGGTGATTGCAGACTTACCCACAAGCCACATGTTGATCGAAGATCAGGGAATGACTGGTCAAATAATGGAAGTAATTAACAGCATGCTGCTGGACCTCATGGCGACGATGGCTCGCCTTGACCAAGAAAAGCGTGTTGAACGAATTAAACAAGGATTGGACAACAAGCGCCTTGCAGACCCAGGTTGGACGCCGAAGGGAAAGAGCAAGAACATCGAAAAGTGGGGGAAAGTAAAATTGCTAATGGCTAAACACCCAACAATGTCTGCGGAAAACATTGCAAAACTTGCTGAGGTGGGAGTTGCAACGGTCTACCGGATAAAACGTGAGGTATAG
- a CDS encoding RelA/SpoT domain-containing protein, protein MYNSSELRIAKQLQDMIEAELAKLGLLCRVFSRSKSEYSIVSKIDREPGKYSSAGKKIQDVFGIRIALYFLDDQKIAIDTIKNIFTYDDKSSTIDSPAGSSFSATRCNLVFRLPDNLVETSNIFKKYDCIDRTFEVQIRTILSEGWHEVEHDLRYKCKEDWESHSDLDRALNGIYASLETSDWSMLKVLEDLAYRHYKQSEWTQMLRAKFRLRSNGTINPEITSVLDENIDVGKSIYRVDRKKVMEKLSNKKISIPITPDNIVYLCNYFFIKSEKITALTPTPILDIFEES, encoded by the coding sequence ATGTATAATTCCTCCGAGCTTCGTATCGCAAAGCAGTTACAAGACATGATTGAGGCTGAGCTAGCCAAACTAGGTTTACTTTGCCGGGTCTTTTCGAGATCAAAGTCAGAATATTCGATAGTCAGTAAAATTGATCGGGAACCTGGGAAATATAGCAGCGCCGGAAAAAAAATCCAAGACGTATTCGGCATACGCATTGCCCTTTATTTTTTAGATGACCAGAAAATTGCTATCGATACAATTAAAAATATTTTCACATATGACGACAAATCTTCAACTATTGATTCTCCTGCAGGAAGTAGTTTTTCTGCAACACGATGCAACCTAGTATTTAGATTACCTGATAACTTAGTAGAAACGAGTAATATTTTTAAAAAATACGACTGTATTGACAGGACGTTTGAAGTACAGATCAGAACGATTTTATCTGAAGGCTGGCATGAAGTAGAACATGACCTGAGATACAAATGCAAAGAGGACTGGGAAAGTCACTCAGACCTAGATAGAGCCCTCAACGGAATTTACGCCAGCTTGGAAACTTCAGACTGGAGCATGTTAAAGGTTCTAGAAGATCTGGCGTATCGGCACTACAAACAATCTGAATGGACACAGATGCTCAGAGCAAAATTCCGATTGAGATCGAATGGCACAATCAATCCGGAAATTACTAGCGTCCTAGATGAAAATATCGATGTCGGAAAATCAATCTACAGAGTGGATAGGAAAAAAGTCATGGAAAAACTATCCAACAAGAAAATATCTATTCCAATCACGCCCGACAATATTGTCTACTTGTGCAATTATTTTTTTATAAAATCAGAAAAAATAACCGCCCTCACACCAACTCCGATACTGGATATATTTGAGGAGTCATAG
- a CDS encoding IS30-like element ISPpu17 family transposase yields MTTHYRQLTQGQRYQIEAGLSAAESQASIAKRVGVHPSTISREVRRNSTQNIYKAVSAAHESDARRAGARKFCKPATWLSHHLPVWLKHGMSPEQIAQRLKQEQPSRAVSHEWIYRFIAAEQRAGGELYTYLRHRRKRYRKRYGSHDRRGQLRNRVSISERPAEVESRERLGDWEGDTVHGLGGNLVTLVDRKSGYLSAYPVKRRTRRQVTRAINLMLQGHAAHTLTLDNGREFAGHERIALRSQCQVFFADPYSSWQRGTNENTNGLLRQYFPKGSDFSKLTVEAVNRTVARINLRPRKRLGWKTPYEVHTGVSVALMC; encoded by the coding sequence ATGACTACGCATTACCGGCAGCTGACTCAGGGACAACGTTACCAGATTGAGGCTGGCTTGAGCGCCGCAGAGAGCCAGGCGAGCATTGCAAAGCGGGTCGGCGTGCATCCCTCGACGATCAGTCGCGAGGTTCGCCGCAACAGCACCCAGAATATCTACAAGGCTGTTTCTGCGGCCCATGAAAGTGATGCTCGTCGAGCGGGTGCGCGCAAGTTTTGCAAGCCGGCGACATGGCTCAGCCATCATCTCCCGGTGTGGCTCAAGCATGGCATGAGTCCGGAGCAGATCGCCCAGCGGTTGAAGCAGGAGCAGCCAAGCCGGGCGGTCAGCCATGAGTGGATTTATCGGTTCATTGCCGCCGAACAGCGCGCCGGTGGTGAGCTTTATACCTATCTGCGACATCGCCGAAAGCGCTACCGGAAACGCTATGGAAGCCACGATCGGCGCGGGCAGCTGCGTAATCGCGTGTCAATCAGTGAACGCCCAGCCGAGGTCGAAAGCCGCGAGCGCCTGGGGGACTGGGAGGGCGATACGGTACATGGACTGGGCGGTAACCTGGTGACCCTGGTTGATCGCAAAAGCGGCTATCTGAGCGCCTATCCGGTCAAGCGCAGAACGCGCCGGCAGGTAACGCGGGCGATCAATCTGATGCTTCAGGGCCATGCCGCTCACACGCTGACGCTGGATAACGGAAGGGAGTTTGCCGGGCATGAACGCATCGCGCTACGGAGCCAGTGCCAGGTCTTTTTTGCAGACCCCTATTCATCCTGGCAACGTGGCACCAATGAAAACACCAACGGTCTGCTCCGCCAGTATTTCCCCAAGGGCAGCGACTTCAGCAAGCTGACCGTCGAAGCCGTCAATCGGACAGTAGCGAGGATCAATCTACGCCCGCGCAAGCGCTTGGGCTGGAAGACGCCGTACGAAGTGCATACAGGGGTGAGCGTTGCACTTATGTGTTGA